The Blastocatellia bacterium genomic interval ATGATAACTATAAGGTTCTAATCCAGCAATTGTATAATTTAAGGCAAAGCTGATTGTTGTTAATGGTCGATATGTTCCTGCCAAGTTGTCTTTTCCAAAATAACTTTGGAAAAATAAACTAGGAATATTGCTAAGAGATTTAATAGAGGTATTATCTACTACTACTAAATAATCATCATAGATAAATTTTCCTGTTAGGTTATTAGCAAAACAAACTAAGCTAACTAAAACTATAGTTAGGCCAATCAACAAATTTTGGTGAGGTTTTTTAGCAGCAATAAAGCTGTCTTTTAATTTATTAAATACCACTAAAAACAACCTTAGAAAGATTAAAAATGCTGATTGCTAATTTTAACCGAACAAAGAACCAATATTTCTGTTAAATTATTTTAAAGAAAAGTTTATATATAAATAATACTTAATCTAAAATTGTTGGGGAAAGTGTATCTTCCGTGTTATCTTCATCATAAACTAATATCCGCTCTATTTGATTAGAGGGAAGACAAAGTGTGTTGCCGTCCTGGGATAATACTAAAATACCTATTACTCCTCCTGTCTCATAACTAAGAAATGTTCCTAGTAATAATCGACCAACAGAAGTACGCACCCTTATTTGTTCTCCCACAGACAAATTAGCACAAATTAGTGCTAGAGTAACTTCTTCCATAAATTTTCCTAATAATAAATTTTATTCTCGTTTTGTTGCATTAGTTTGTTGTTCTATTTGACTATTAAGAACTTGTATTTGACTAACAATGCGTCCATCTTCAGGGAAAAGTCGTAACATTTTTTGGAATATTTTTACTGCTCCTGCTAAATCATCCTGTGAAGTTAAATCTTGTGCTTCTATTAAAAGTTTTTCTTTAATACGAAACCTTAAAGCTAAAGCATTTTCATTGTTTGGATCTATCATCAAAACTTGTGACGCATAATAATACGCACTATTATTGTTAGGTGAAAATAGTCGATTGTTATTAAAAGCAGTTTCTCCCAATCTTAAAAAATGAGGAATTAAATTACGGCGGCTAGCTAACTTGTTTTCTACCCGTTTTAATTCTGCTAATGTTGTAACATCTGTAGGAAAATTTTCTATTAACTGGCTATAAGCTGATAGAGAAGTGCCAAAATCATTTTTTTGCCAAGCAGTTTCTGCTTGTTTTTTTAATGCTTCTCGAATTAATTTGTTTAATTGTAATGATTTAGTGTCATTAGGATTTATTGCTAGTGCGATATTGTTAAAATAAATAGCACTGCTTTTTTCAGGAAAAGCATAATCTCCTCTTAAATATGCTCCTTCTGCTAAACGCCGAAATTCTTTAATACGCTCACTAGGAGAACTTTCATTACTAGTTAAATTATTTGTAAGGATAGGTTTATCTGGTTGTAAGGAAAATAGAGGTAATGTAGTAGTTTGCTTTTCGTTAATCTTAATCTCTTGTTCTAAAGCATAAAAGCCTTGTTTTGCTAGTTTAATTTTATGATTTCCTGTAGACACCGCTTCTAATTTTGCTGGGGTTTTAGCTATCAACTTTCCATCCAACCAAATTTCTGCTCCTGTAGGATTAGTAGTAACTATTAATGAACCTACTGATGATTGGAAAAAAGATAGTAATATTAATAAGCTAGTGGTAGCTAGGAACATTATTAAAGTAATTAAGACTTTTAACCAAGACTTTATCATAAAAACACTTAGTATAATTGTTTAATATATTTTAAATAGTAATTATTTTGTTAATAGCTAGCAAAGTATAACATATTATTTTTTCTATATAAGCCTAGTTAACCTATCTTTGCTAACAGCTTAGCAATATACCTAACAATCTGAGGTGGCAAAGCAATAGCATTCTTCATGTGCATTTCTCTAGTTAAATGTCCTATAACAAATAAGTTAGGTATAGTTGTTTCATAAGTTTTTATATCATATATAGGCTTTCCATCTTCAGCAATTTTTGCTCCTGCTCTTTCTAGCAATTGTACGTCGGGCTTAGTTCCTGTCAAGGCAAAAATTTGCTCACACGCAATTTCTTTAATCTCATCTTTAACTATTAACTTAATACTAGTAGGTAGAATTTCTTTTATTTGAGCATTAAAAACTATTGATAGTTTTCCTGTTTTCCATGCTTGTTCTAGTGGCATTTGCACCCAAGGCTTAATTCCAGTACCTTGTCCAATACGATCCAAAGAAGAGCGTCTTAACACCATTGTTGCTTTTGCCCCTGCTTGGCATAAATCCAACATAGTTTCTGCTGCGGAATTTCCCCCGCCTATTACTACTACTTCTTTCTCCTTAAATGATGCAGCCTCACGGAAAAAATAACTTACTCTTTCTGGGGTTTCTCCTTTTACATTTAATCTGTTAACGATTCCCATTGTTCCAACTGCTACCAAAACATTAAGAGCCTTATAATGATCTTTAGTGGAAATTACACTCATTATTTTACCACTTATTATTTGTATAACTGGCTCATCCGTATAAATATTTAAGTTATGTACTTTATAAACGAAATTATTGTAATAATTTAGAAGCTCTTCTCTAGTAGGTTTTGTTCCAGAATAATGAAGCGTATTAGGGTCAAATTCTAGTTCATTAGCAGTAGAAAAAAGCTCTTTGCCAAGAGGGTAATTATAAATTGTATTTGCAATTTGGCTTTTTCTAACACTAAATAATTTAGTTGTAATTTTTGGGCTGTATAAGCGGCTGCAATTCCTGCTGGCCCGGCACCAATAATAATTAAATCATATAAAATAGTCATAAAATAAATTCAAACATAGCTTTAACTCATGGTCTAGCTTAATTTACGGTGTAGTAAATGATAAAGATAAAGAAATAGAAATATTACACAGGCTCTTTTGAATGATTACAAAATTGATACAAAGCAAGTAGATTGTATTTTATATATTTGTGTCTTTTGACCCAGATCAAGAAATTTTGAGTAATATTACACATTTTGACAAGATAAAAGCCTATAAATATAAAGTTATCTAAAGGCACGTTCATTGCATAAATAACAAATAGCTAATTTTGATTTATTTTTATAACTAGAGGCTAATAAGAGTGGAAAATTTTTTGGTAAAAGGAGGATTTTATGAAAGATAATAGGGAGTTAGCTGATTCAAATAGTAAATTCAATCAATTAGAAACATTAAAACTTCCTATTAGTAATATTTCTTTACCAACCACTACTTCCAATTTGCAAAATTCTAACTTAAAACCTAATTATGTTGAAAAATCAAATTTTCTACCGTCAGCGAATTTACCTAAGTGGAGTTTAGGGGTTATTATAACATTTTCTCTTTTTGCAGTAATATTAATTATTTATTTAGCCTTACCTAATCAATTAGGTTTTACTTTAATTGTTCGTGGTGCGCCCACAGGCAGCGATATTTTAATAGATAATGTTAGTCGAGGCATAACCTTGCCAGATGGTAGTACGAAAGTAACTTATCTTAAACCAGGTAAAAGACTAGTGCGCGTGACTAGAGAAGGATATAACGAATTTAACACGACTGTAACGGCTACAGCAGGAATTACAGAATCTATAATTGCACAACTAGTTGCATTAGAAAGAAAAAACTCGCTTCCTGAAGCAATAGACTATAACGGGCAAATGCTGCTAATAGCAGCAGGAGAGTTTATTTTAGGTAGTAACAATTATTTACCAAATGAGCAAGTAGAGCAAAAAGTTTATTTACCAGATTATTATATTGATAAATATGAAGTTACAAATGGACAATATCAAAAATTTTGCCAAGCTACTAATCGTTCAATGCCAAGTAATCCTTGGTGGGATGAGAATTATTTTTCTAACCCTAATTTGCCTATAGTTGGTATTACTTGGAATGATGCTAATGCTTATGCTAATTGGGCAAATAAAAAATTACCAAGTGAAGCTGAGTGGGAAAAAGCTGCTGCCTGGGATGCAAAAGCGCAAAGAAAGCGTATTTGGCCTTGGGGAGATAATCCTGATCCAATACGTGCCAATATTAATACTGCTCATCCTAGTCCAATTAATCAATATAGTAGTGGAGCAAGTAGTTATGGTGTAGAAGATATGGCTGGAAATGCTGCTGAGTGGGTAGATAGTTTCTATCAAGCATATGCAGGCAGTCAATCAACAGATACAAATTATGGGACAACAAATCGTGTTGTACGTGGAGGAAGTTTCCGTAGTAGTTTTGAAGATGCTCGCACAACCCGCCGATTTTATCACACACCAGATTTTAAGGCAGATGAAGTAAAAAACCGTAGTTGGTTAATTGGCTTTCGTTGTGCAGTTCTGGCAAGTGACCCAAAACTACAAAGTTTCTTAAAACAGCCTATCAATAAATAAATTAAGTGTACTGTAAAAAATTGGACTGTCTAACAAAGGAGATAAAGATTATGAAAATTAAACAATATAAAAACAAATTAATTATTATCTTTTTGTTTTTTTTGTTAGCACAGTTTCAACTAGTCAACCTAAGTTTAGGACAAGATTCCTCATTGGTTTGGGATAAGCCTGTAGCAGTAAAACGTGTGTCTAAACCAACAAGAAAATCTGTTCCTCATCGGCGTGTAGAACGTGTTCCACTTCTAACTTTAGAATGGCGTATGTTAAAGCGAAATAGTGATGGCACTGTTCAAGAAACCAACCCAACCGCTATTTTTCATACAGGTGATCGGATACGACTAGCTATAAAAGCTAATCAAAATGTTTACCTTTATATAATTCATCATAGTGAAGGACAAGATGGCACATTAATTTTTCCAGATTCAAGGATAAATAACGGGGAAAATTATGTTAAAAAAGATCAAGAGTATGTCCTACCTGCCTATTGTCCAACTCCTGAATTTGATGATCCTCGTGATTGTTGGTGGAAAATGACTCCTCCAGCAGGAAGAGAGGAATTTACTGTTATTTGTAGTCGCGACATGATTACAAGTTTACCTAATCAAAGTTTAGACATACCAGGCACAATTAAATTAAATATAATCAATGACTTAAAAACTACTTCTGGTCAAAAACTAAAACGTACTAGCCGACCAGACCTTTCTTACTCAGAAGGAGGTAGCGGACGTTATATAACTTGGGTGACAAATACTAATGCTAAAGATAATGAAGACTTAATAGAAACAATTGTTATTACACATGGGTCTTAGTTAGGAAAAATAAGTTTCTAATGGGGGTGATAGTTATGAAACAGCTTTATTACTTGACGATTTTCTTAATAGCTATTTGTGTAATGAGCTTAACAGCTTTTCCACAAAGTAAACGCGCTCGAGGTTTATTTGTTAATAACCAAGCTGATGCAATACATATTTTGATTTTAAAGAAGATAGATGAAACTAAATTTGCTCCTGTTGATCCTAGCCGCGCTTTTCAAAAAGGAGATCAAATAAAAATTGCTTTTGAAAGTAATTTTGATGGTTTTGTCTATGTTATTAATGTAACTCCTGGAGGAAAGAAAAGAGTTCTATTTCCTTTTAATAAAGAAAGTAATCGCATAATTCATGGACAACGTTATGAATTACCTAATCTTAATACCTTTGTATTTGATGAAGAAAAAGGTACAGAGATAGTTCAAGTTATTATGTCCAAGGATGCAATAGCCTTTTTTGACCAGGCGGTAAAAAACTCTCAAGGTGAGTTAGGCGAAACAGCTTCTAGCGTTGCGGCTGAACTCTCTGGACAAGTTAACAAAACACCTAAAAGCGGTATTGTAGTAGAAAATATAACTAGTGTACTGCCTCAAAGCGGCGCAGGCTCTATGCGTCAACGAGGCATAATTTTATCTCCTGGTAAAGATAAAACTACAGAAGGAACTTATATAGCAATTCCTGATAAAGGAGGCGATCGATCAAAAGATAAAGATGCTAGTAGATTAAAAACCAATGAAGTAGCTGTTTTTGAAATTCGCTTACAACATATTTAAGGTTAAAAAATCATCTGTTGATAAAAAATAGATGAGAATTTAAGGTAAGCAAAACTATTGATAACTTCCTATTTTGCAATTTTTGCAATAAGAGGGCTAAGTTATGTTTGACAAGAGAAAAAGCTTTTTATTAATTTTGCTAATAACTATTTCTAACTTACTTTTTTCTTGTACAAAACTAGAAGATACTAAAAGATTGCCACTTGCTTTAACTAATCAACTATCGTCAAATCAGACAATAGAACAAACAAAAATATCTAAAGAAAAAGTTAGAGAAGCAATTAGCTCTATTGGGCTAATTTTAATTAGAGATAATAATAAAGAAAATTTACGGCCCCGTGGATCAGGTGTTGTTATTAGAGCAAATGGAATTATTGCTACTAATTATCATGTAATACAAAATACTCAAACAGGAGAGCTTTACCCAGAAATATTTTTTGAACTTAATAAAAATGATAGCAATATTGAACGCTATCGTTTAACAACAACCATAATCAATAAAGAGCAAGATCTTGCTTTACTTCAAGTTATCAAAGAAAGCAAAGACGAAAAAAATCAAATTTCAATTAATTTACCAGCCATAAATATAGAAACTAATCCTGTAGAACTCCTTGATGATATTGTAGTTATTGGCTATCCAGAAAAAGGAGGAAAAACAGTTACTGTTAACACTGGTATTGTAGAAGGAAAAGATTTGCTAGAGGAATGGATTAAAACAGATGCTAGGTTAATTCGTGGTAATAGTGGAGGAGCAGCAGTTAATGGTAATGGTAAATTAATTGGTATTCCAACAAAAATTGTTGTTGATAGCCAAGAAATTGATAAGGATGGTGACGGCTTTCCTGATATAACGCAATCTTATGGTGCTGTTGGATTTTTACGCCCAGCATATTTGATTACTGCTATGTTAGGGCAATTAGATAAAAATTCCTTTTCTGATAACCCCAATACAACAAACCCCCCTGATAATGTTCAACAAGTTATTCCTGTAAATTTAGTAACTGTACAAGGAAAAATTATTAAATCAGGAACAGATAATGAACCTATTGCTGGTGCGCGTGTTGGTTTGATTGCAGCAGAAACAGATGAAGTTACTCCTAAAAATCTCCTTTGTTGGGGAGGAAGCAACGCAGATGGTTGGTTTGAACTAAATAAAGCTGTTCCTCCAGGAAAATATTGCTTGAAAGTAAAGGCATTTGGCTTTGAACCATATACACAAACTATTGAAATTAAAGAAGAACAAGAAATTATAATAGTAAAATTAAGTAGGTTAGGAGGATAGACTTTCTAAGGAGATTTGTTAATGAGGTGCAAAAATGAAAACATTTTTAACAGTATTTTTACCTGATAAAACACAAAAAGATATTGAAATAATGCCTAATATAACTATTGGGCAAGCATCTGATAACTGTATTGTTATCAAGCATCCTAGCATTTCACCTTACCAAGCTATTTTAGAAAAAAGACATCAAAGCTACTATCTTACTAATCTATCAAAAAACATTCCTATATTAGTTAATGGAATAGCAATTTATGGAGAAAAAAATTAAAGCCTGAAGATAAAATTGAAATAGGAGCAAGCAAATTTATATTTCATCAAGAAGGACAAAGAATTTTACCTAAATCAACTTTTGAAAAACCTAATTTAGAAGTAGCTAAAGAACCTAATCAAGAATTAAAAAGTGATTTTGTTACAGCAGAAAAGTCACCTAAAAGTAAACCTTCTATTTTACTAGTTTTATCAGCAATAGCTTTAGGTTTAATTATTACTTTTGCTAGTATTTTTTTAGTTTTTTATCCAGAACCTCAAAAACCAACAAACCTAGTTCATATTGTTAGCCCTGCTAGTGGTTCAGTTATTCGTGCTTCTACAAGTATTTTGTTAGAAGTAAAAGACACAAAAAATATTGATACATTAATTTATCAATTAGACGGTGTAGAAATTGCTAGATGTGAAAGCCCTCCATATAAGCTTGTTATTGAGCCTGCAAAACTAGCTACAAAATTTCCTAGCTTAACAACTAGTAATCATATTCTTTCTATCACATTAGAAGATACTAAAGGAAAAAAGACTTTGCAGTCAGAAAGTTTATTGTTAGCTTTTGAAATGGCTGAAATAGCTACTGCAACTTCAACACCTGCAATAGATTCTAGTAATTATGATAGAAATATTTCTTCAACACCTAGAGTAGACATAAGCGTTATGACTACAAATTTAGTAGCTCAAATAGCACAAAAAAGTGGTTATAATTTGCGACCAGGTTTTGTAGAAAAGATACGCTTATCTACAAATAGCTATTGTATTAATACAATTAATAATGCACGTCGTAATAGAAGGGAAATCATAAAAGCTTTTAGAGACAAAGGATTACACCCTTTGTTAGGTTTTGTTTTGGCAACAAGTGAAAGTAAGTTTCAACCTTCTAATAACAATAGCAAAGTAGGTTTATGGCAGATTCCTAAAGAAATAGGGAAAAATTATCTTTTACCAGGTGAACAAGAAACAATGCTTAATGATCCAAAAAGAGGTGCAGAAATTGCAGCAGCTTATCTTAAAGATTTAATTAATGTTTTTGGCATAGACAATTTTGTTTATGCTATTGCTTGTTATGGTCAAACAGTTGGCGAAGCAGGAGAATTGCGAACTAAATTAGCAACAAGTGATTTAGCGACTACCTGGCAAAATGATTTTTGGTATACAGTAGAAAAAGGTTTGATTAGCCAAGATGCAGCAAAACATGTTGTAAATTTTTTTGCTGCTGGCATTGTAGGAGAAAATCCACAAGCCTTTGCTTTACAACAAGAAAGATTATCGTCGCTTTATTAATTTTATGACAACAATAATTTTAACTATTAGATCTCCAGAATCTACACAAAGTTTTGAGATGAAAACTAATCATCTAACCATAGGGCGTGGAAATCAAGCTAATCTTATTATTCAAAACCCTAGCCTTTCAAAAATCCATGCTAGCATTCATCAAGAAAATAGCCGTGTTTGGATACTTAATGAAAGCTCTAATGGTGAAAGTTTTGTAAATAATAAACTTGTGCCAACACAAGGATTAGCTATTAATGATGGCGATCAAATTAGATTAGGGAAAACTACATTTATTGATATATCAATTAAATCTTCCTTAACAACCGTTCATAAAAAAACTACTACACCGGTTAATAAACTTCCTAAAAATACAAGCTTGGTAAAAATTATTTTTGTAATGATTAGTTGTTTATTTGCTATAACAGGTTTAATTTGGTTTTTAACCAAAGAGCCAAACAAAATATCTAATACTACTAATATAGAAGAAGTTACAGACAATAATTTGTCTACATCAACTAATGAAACTCCTCAAACAGAAGACTTAATAACCGAAAATGATTTAGTAGAAAATAATTTACCTAAAGAAGAATTTATAAAAAAAGATGTAAAACTTTATCTAAAAATGTCAGAAGAAGAAAAACTGGAGTTTCTTGATAAACAAGCTCAACACATTTCAATGATGATGGGTAATCGTCCTTATGCTTTTACTGATGATGTTTTAGGCTATATAAAAAAATATGTTGATTCTTATGCACAAAGAGCTAATACAAGCTCTACAAGGCTTTGGGGTGAAAATCTTAATAGTCTTTATGCTCGTGCAAGTCTTTATGCTCCAGAAATTATTAGAGCCTTTAATTTGCGTGGAGTTGCGCCTGTTGTAGGACTTTATATTGTAATGATTGAAACAGAATATCATGACTGTTTGGAAAGCCCTGTAGGGGCTAAAGGACTATTTCAATTTATGCCTGCAACGGCTAGAGCTTATGGAGTAGACCCAAATGATCGTTGTGATGTAAAGAAAATGTCACCAGCAGCAGCAAGCTATATGGCTGATAGAATCACAGAATTTGGGCCCGATGCTATGAGCGTTGCTTTAGGAATAGCTGGCTATAATCGTAGCCCTGATTCTGTTAGACGAGACCTTCATGATGTTATTAGTAGTGAAAATCGTGAACGTAGTTTTTGGACTCTAGTTGCTAATTCCACAAAACTAGATAGACCGTTTCAAAATGAAAATATTAAATATGTACCAAAGTTTTTTGCTGCTGCAATTATTGGAGAAAATCCTTGGGCATTTGGGCTAAAATTAAGACCTTTATCAACTTATACTGAAAATCCATCTTCAGAGAAACTAAGAAATAGTTCCCAAGCTATAGATCAACAATTTGAAAGATCAGTTATAGAGCTAATTCGTCGTATTAGTAGTGATGATAAACCATATGTTTTTCCAGAAACAGCACTTCAAGAAATTAAAGCTAGAGTTGAAAATTATAAAAATCAACCTTTAGTAGCAAATACTTTATTTTCATTAAACCAACAAACAGAAAAACTAGCATTGCTAGCTAGACAAGAAGGCGTAGAACCAGCATTACTTTTTTATATATTGTTAGTTGAATTAACTAATAATAAAGAACACTATGAATTAAATATAATGGCTAAGAAAGTTTTAACAGAATTAATAGCTCTTAGAGCAACTTTTGGCACAACCTTAGCAGATAGTAGTCTAATTATTATTGCTGCTTATCGAATGGGGAGCGGAACAAAAAAATCTCACCCACTACTAGCAGTTATGCGTAGAATTGTTAAAAATCCACAAACAGAAAGAAATATTTGGTTTTTACGAGAACAAGGTGAAATTAATGATGATGTTTATAATTTTACTATAGATTGTCTTGCCTTAGGTCTAATTGGTCAAAACCCAAAAGCTTATGGAATAAATGCGCCTGCCATATATCAATGGTAGAGAGAGTAGCAAGCATTTGGGTAGCATTCCAATTAATCGGGGCTACTGTGAAAAGAATAGGGATGCGAAACAAAAGCAAAGAACAAACAGACTAGCAATGCTCAGTAATAGAAAAAATCATAGCAGGAACACGATAATAATATTTACTATTAATTTTAATATGTAAGCTTTTATTTTGGTCAAAGCATTGAAAAAATTTGGCAAATCCCAAAATCACAGCATATTTTACACTGAATCGATGAGGTGATTCATCGTCAATCTGTTGAAAAGTAGCTTAACTAGAATATTCTAGTAGATTATCTAGAGCAGTAAACCTATAACTTTAACTATTACAATGAGATAATACACTCTATTAGTTTGTACGGCTAACAACTTTTTCTGTAGCAATAGAATGTCTTAAAAGTTCAACAACTTGATCTAAAGCTATATCTTGATTTTGTTTTGATTTACGGGTAAAAAATTCTATTTTTCCTTCGCCTAATTTCTTTCCAACTGTAACACGATAAGGAATACCTATAAGGTCAGCATCCTTAAACTTAACTCCAGGTCGTTCATTACGATCATCTAATAAAACATCAATTCCAATAGCAATTAACTCTTTATAAAGATGTTCGCTTGCTTCACGTTGAGATTCATCATTAAAATTAGCTGGGGTAATAACTACTTCAAATGGAGCAATTGACACAGGCCAGCAAATTCCATCTTTATCATTATAAAGCTCAACTGCTGAAGCCATAATACGACCAACACCAATTCCATAACTACCCATTATAATTGGAGTTTCTTTTCCTTCTACGTTTAAGACTTTTGCTCCCATAGATTCACTATATTTAGTTCCAAGCTTGAAAATATGTCCAACTTCAATAGCTTTATCTACTCTTAATTTAGCTGAACATTGTGGGCAACCTTCACCACTTACAACTGTACGTAAATCAGCCCATTTGCTGACTTTAATGTCACGCTCAATTACTACGCCTCTTAAGTGATGATCATCTAAATTTGCTCCTGTCACCATATTGCTACGGCCTTGCAAGGCATTATCAGCAATTATAAAAGCATCTTTGACATCAACAGCACCTAATGAGCCAGGCATAGCACCTAGTAAATTTTGTATTTCTGTTGGATGTGCTGCTCTTAAATTAATTGCTCCTGTTGCATCACCAAGTTTTGTTTCATTTAATTGATGATCTCCTCTAAGTAAAACTAAAACAGGTTTTTCATCTAACATATAAATCAAAGTTTTAATTTGTCGCTCTGCTGTTGCACCACCAGGGAAAGTAGTCAAATCTTCAATTGTTCTTACTCCTGGAGTAGGGAATTTTTCTGCCTTTTCTGGTGCAGGCTCATCAACGATTG includes:
- a CDS encoding proline--tRNA ligase codes for the protein MRWSKIFIPTLRETPAMAEAISHKLLLRAGYIRQLTSGIYSYLPLAQRVLLKITNIIREEMNNIGGQEYLLPALNPAEIWQETGRWQVMGDNMFRLKDRKGADLCLGMTHEEVFTSIARDELRSYKQLPQIWYQIQTKFRDEARPKSGVLRVREFIMKDSYSFDLDWEGLDQAFESHREAYCQIYKRCGVEFSIVEASSGAMGGSKSSEFMVYSDAGEDWIASCADCQYAANVEKATSVLPAIVDEPAPEKAEKFPTPGVRTIEDLTTFPGGATAERQIKTLIYMLDEKPVLVLLRGDHQLNETKLGDATGAINLRAAHPTEIQNLLGAMPGSLGAVDVKDAFIIADNALQGRSNMVTGANLDDHHLRGVVIERDIKVSKWADLRTVVSGEGCPQCSAKLRVDKAIEVGHIFKLGTKYSESMGAKVLNVEGKETPIIMGSYGIGVGRIMASAVELYNDKDGICWPVSIAPFEVVITPANFNDESQREASEHLYKELIAIGIDVLLDDRNERPGVKFKDADLIGIPYRVTVGKKLGEGKIEFFTRKSKQNQDIALDQVVELLRHSIATEKVVSRTN